The Doryrhamphus excisus isolate RoL2022-K1 chromosome 22, RoL_Dexc_1.0, whole genome shotgun sequence genome segment TTTGATGGCGATGAAATGAATCTCCATCTGCCTCAGACGGAGGAGGCCAAAGCAGAGGCTCTAGTCCTAATGGGGGTACGTACTTACAGTACTAGACTACATGTttccctatttttttttctgaacacgACACCCTTCCATTCCAGACAAAAGCCAATCTGGTAACTCCGAGGAACGGTGAACCTCTGATTGCTGCCATTCAGGACTTTTTGACGGGTAATAAAAACGTTCAGAGTTTTATTTTAGCGCtttattttgcatgtttctccttCCTAGCCGGCTACCTTTTGACTCTTAAGGACACCTTCTTTGACCGATCCAAAACCTGCCAGATAGTGGCATCAATCCTCGTTGGAAAAGATGAGAAAATTAAGATCTCACTCCCTCGCCCGGCAATAGTAAAGGTACACTTCAGTGTGTGCGGTACAGGTTGTTGTGACTGTGTAAAACTTGCAATGCTCCGTTGTGTCCTCCAGCCCATGTCTCTGTGGACGGGCAAGCAGATATTTAGCCTCATCCTGAAGCCCAGCAAGGATTGCCCCGTCAAGGCCAACCTCCGCACTAAGGGCAAGCAGTACTGCGGCAAGGGGGAGGACCTTTGCCACAACGACTCATGTGAGCATAAGAACGTTCCCGAATTAATTCTCTACTCTGCCGCCATCCTGATTCTTGTCTATCGTCCCCAGTCGTTGTCATCCACAACAGCGAGCTGATGTGCGGCAGCATGGACAAGAGCACCTTGGGCTCAGGCTCCAAAAACAACATCTTCTACATCCTACTGAGAGACTGGGGACAGCTGGAGGCTGCCAACGCCATGTCCCGCCTCGCAAGACTCGCCCCCGTTTATCTTTGTACGTCGCATCCTTGTTCCCTTGATAATATATCGATAATATAAACTCCCCTTGTGATTTGCAGCCAACCGTGGCTTTTCCATCGGTATCGGGGACGTGACACCCGGTCAGGGTCTCCTCAAAGCTAAGCAGGACCTTCTGGATGACGGCTACCATAAGTGTGATGAATACATAGAAGCTCTGCAGACGgggaaattgcagcagcagccaggctgcacggcggaggagaCCTTGGAGGTACCTGTAGCATATCTCCTCTTGAATAACAATGTCCCTGTGacgtttatttttctttttttttgttgttttttagcaGTAAGTGTGCGCCAGGTAAAAACATTCTCAAGCCATTTTTCCCACTCTTTGTAGATCAGGTTCAGCAACATATGTAGATATGCTACCAAGGTGTTtagatatatttcaagaaaaaaattaatatcagTTTTGTGATGTAGGAAATAAAGCATATTATTAGtttgaactctttttttttgttatttttgaattttccaaatatttcagctaagaaaggtacagtaaacctcggatatatcggactcggatatatcggaaattcgctcacaacggacagataaaaaagaatttttctgtaatgcatttccaataaaaattcattgcatatatcggatttttttataacggatttcgcctatttcggacaaaatctccagtcccgttccaatgcatttccatgaaatttccctcgcatatatcgcatggccgcatcgtggcgctccgattcgccgaatcgtgacaggccgctatacgacgtcatttgcagcgtttgcagcgttgcctgcgcgtccaggtacattggaaacatagtcaaggaagtgcctttttataacgcataaaatcccatttacgcatataccggatataaatccgatatatgcgtaaaacggacattttccggtatacgcatataacggatttcgcttatatcggacaaaaccagtgggaacaattgaatccgatatatccgaggtttactgtactaccattaaaatacttttttttcttgtaatggtaatgtaattaAGGTGATactgtgtattttcttttttgtatatattttattattgcaaaAGTACCGTTTTATTTCCAATTGTTGCTATTAttttgtagtttgcatgttaaattatatttttagtaacattctacaggccaataaaaaaaaacatcactttagTGCAGAAGGTTCACTTATTGATTGGCAGCCATTGTTACGCTGCTCACCATTAGTAATGACTTAATAGAACCAAAGCAAATATAATTAGAATGTCAAGATTGAAGTCACAATGATTTCCACTGACATTTACAGACTGGtagagtatgtgtgtgtgagatgggggggggggggtcactttgCCAGCTGTTTTGACACTGCTCACCACCAATTCAAGTGCCTTTTAATGTCATATTTGTTGATGTTGTTGGCGTATTATCGGAATGATTGCCCCTGACATTTACAATGACTTGATAAGGTTTGCAAACCCGAGGATTGGTAGTAAAGGACTTTTCAGGCATATGGGAGGTTTTCCATATGTGTGGAAAGATTGTATGTTAAACATTTAAGATGTAGCCCCCTGATTTgcattataaaaatatgatttaatacggttattttgtttgtttgtttttctgtgcTGATCAACAGGCTCTGATTCTCCGAGAGCTTTCGGTCATCAGAGACCGAGCAGGCAGCGCCTGTCTCAGGGAGCTGGACAAGAGCAACAGTCCTCTGATCATGGCTCTGTGTGGCTCCAAAGGCAAGTCACATGTTGGGGGGGGTCTGGTATAGAACGACTATACACTGCATGCAACAAATTACAGTaaatctcggatatatcggattcaattgttcccaattggttttgtccgatataagcgaaatccgttatatgcgtataccggaaaatgtccgttttacgcatatatcggatttatatccggtatatgcgtaaatcggattttatgcgttataaaaaggcacttccttgactatgtttccaatgtacctggacgcgcaggcaacgctgcaaatgacgtcgtatagcggcctgtcaccattcggcgaatcggagcgccacgatgcggccatccgatatatgcgagggaaatttaatggaaatgcattggaacgggactggagattttgtccgaaataggcgaaatccgttataaaaaatccgatatatgcaatgaatttttattggaaatgcattacagaaaaatttattctttttttatctgtccgttgtgagcgaatttccgatatatatccgagtccgatatatccgaggtttactgtacctttcttagctgaaatatttggaaaattcaaaaataacaaaaaaagagtTCAAACTAATAATATGCTTTATTTCCTACATCACAAAACTGatattaattttttgtatttgttgttaAGTTTTCTTCCATTTTATGTACAGTAGAACATTTGTCTTGAATCTTGgctgattttgttttttcttctgattctctctctcttctgCACGCAGGATCTTTTATTAATATCTCCCAGATGATTGCATGTGTGGGACAGCAGGCCATAAGTGGATCTCGAGTGCCTGACGGTTTTGAAAATCGATCCCTGCCTCATTTTGAAAAGCATTCTAAAGTAAGAGCCTCACTCAAATGCTCTTTCTGTCAATCTATTCCTCCCTCCCCTTCCTTTCTTCTATCACTCATCCTCCATTCATACCTTCTGAGGACGGGTCGCAGAGGCCTTCATATCCGGGGAGAGGGACGTATATAGGCGTCTCGATCAAATGCCCGAGCCGCCCTCGATGTGTAGAAGGGAGAACCTCGCTATCCTATGGCGAAAACTCATTTTGGCCACTTGTACCCGCCATCTTGTcttttcggtcactacccaGATGCAGAATCCGCATCATGGCGCCAGTCGATCTTACATTCCAAACTCTTCCACGTCACCCTTTTCCGAGCGAGAACCATGGACTCGGACTcggaggtgctgattctcatcccagcCACTTTACTCTTAGCTACGAATCGATCCTTTGAGAGTTGAAGGTCCCGGCTTGATGAAgcacctagaaattctgtccataaaaataatgaacagaATCGGCAACAAAGGGCATCATTAGGACACATAAACTCCACCACcactccacttcctgttggcgGCTCAGGAAAAGAGCTTTCTTGCAATTGTGACATTAATTAGCCGCATCAAAGCCTccctggtgtgtttttttttgttttttttttaaatccctgcCTGGCGGCGCTTCTTTGTATTTTCGCAGTTGCCCGCCGCTAAAGGTTTTGTGGCCGACAGCTTCTACTCGGGCCTGACACCCactgagtttttcttccacaccATGGCCGGCCGTGAGGGACTGGTGGACACTGCTGTGAAAACTGCCGAGACCGGCTACATGCAGGTAACATATCCTGCTAATAGCGGGCCATCGTCAAGTCACATTTCAGCGTACAGTATAGATTTaatatccactgaaaatgaacGAAACGCACTAGCTCAGGGgcgggcaaactttttgactcgcgggccgcattaatttaacaaaattgacgggggggggattatgtagtattttacacgtaacagtccatttttatacctatatttttacacatattttacatgtaaaagtgtcatgcaatctgctatatgtgcactttgaaatcatttatttgatgtaaagtgtgtttctcaatgtattattattattattattattgttatttttattaaaattattattattagttatagtaatgttatattattattttgttataataataatattactaccattatcatattaatattattaacaacaatattaatataatactagtattattatcattatttgtattactattattgtgcttgtgctcctttttccaggagtattttgtaatattactaccattattatattaatattattaacaacaatattaatataatagtagtattattatcattatttgtattactattattgtgcttgtgctcctttttccaggagtattttgtaatattactaccattatcatattaatattattaacaacaatattaatataatagtagtattattatcattattgacaacatcattattattattattattattattattattattattattattatgtgcttgtgcctttttacaggagcattttgtaatagaccacatcaaataacgaaattgataaagcagctacctcaaccatcaaaaaattggcccgagccatgatgccaggttgtatgttgagttcaaatgaaatatttggaaaaaacaggcgggccatattcaaacacttggcgggccggatgtggcccccgggccgtagtttgctcacccctgcacTAGCTGGTAACACAAGTGAGTTTGCCTCATCGTGAACATGAGCGCCATCGTTATCTATCATCGTGGTTTCTACCGTCATCTTGCAGTATATATTTTATGCCGACAGAGGCGTCTTGTGAAGTCCCTGGAGGACCTTTGCTCGCAGTACGACCTCACAGTACGAAGCTCCACCGGCGACGTCATCCAGTTTatttacggcggcgacggcctGGACCCCGCAGCCATGGAAGGCAAGGACGAACCGCTGGAGTTCAAGAGGGTCCTGGACAACATCCGGGTAAGGGAGTGTTATGTTTGATTCGGCATTTGACCTGCTCCATGACATTTCATAAAGTTCAATTTCCTCATGAGGGAACTTTGGAGTCAATTAGAAGTAGGAGCGAGGCAATTCcatgtcatttttcatgtttgtgtcaGGAAACAGGCTTTATTGTTTGGGTCGAAATGCCCGTgagcacaccaacacacacacacacacactacaggcTTAGCTCCTTGACATGATTTCTATTCCCACAGGCGGGCTACGCTTGCCCCAACGAGCCGGCGCTCAGCCAGAGCGAGCTGGTTCTCACATCAGACAGCCTCATGAAGAAAGCCGACTTCATGTGCTGCAGAGACAGCTTCTTGGAGGTACGAATGTCTGTCAAGCGTCATCCGTTATCGAGCTTTCCCAGGATGCAAAATGCAAATGGAACACCCAATCCGTACCCTTCACGTGCAAATGTTTCCAGGAAGTGGAATTTTTGTGTTTATCATCGCTGACAAATGAACGAAAATGTGAAATGTTGATGCCTTTGTCTCGTGGAAGACGAAATGCTACATTTCAAGTTGCACTACCAGTTTTACATGTTTCCCATACATAGCTTTTTACTATAGCCACATAGCCCGGTTTTAGTCTTGACTTTTTACTAACTGAAGACCAGGACTCGGGGAACATTTTTCCCATCAGGGGTCAAGATCCTACTGTACATTTCTATcgaaatatgacaaaaatgcatttattcaagtatatttatgtatttaagtaTTTATCGCGTAAataattttgatgtttttaataACACAGCAGAaccaaattatgtttttacaaGCTAAAAGCAAAGTGAAATacttataaatgacaaattaataaataaatgaatttcacttttacctttattgagGATGAGCGCTAGAAGCTAGCTTACTTTCACACAAAATAtgcattgtattattattattattttttttgtggaatgttTTACATGGTGTACTTCAATATAACTGTTATGCTCACAGGAAATTTCTATAAATTTCTATATCAAAGTCAAAGTCTTTGTGAGGAGTCTTCCCATCCAGTTGCAGCTTTTTGAGcctaagacccccccccctcggtcTTGATGTTTCCCCAACAACAATGACAGAGGCTACCACGTGATGTCATGTGTTGAAGTTAGACCTGTACATGTATTGGACCGTGTGTGGTAATTCCTGGTAATTCTTTGTGTAGGCGCTAACTGAAACAGGCTCAGAGAAGTACCTGGAGGTATAGTTGCTAAGCATGCTGGGATGTGGTTGGACATTATTGGCGAATGGATTGAATGCAGTGACAAATTTAATTGTCattaaactgcactttttttttttttttagaattttgcccatcacccACAATCCTTATACGAGACGTGAAGACacgtctttcttttttctgtgcattctaaagatacaaaaacggACAAAAATAGACAGCTGGATACAAGAACACACTATtaaaaaacaggttttatggttttatatacacgCTATAACCATGTAGTAATAACACTGCACCCGTTGCAGCATGAgtgagtgtgtggtgaagctagtcagtagctagctagtagctagctggtgtggtgtggcgaggtgtcactacgccattAATTTAGTTCTACAGCGTAacaattgaataataataataatgtcaccgtaccttggttaatatgcaggtcacatgatgtaAATGGAGTGTTCCTATTACATGCATTGTTATTCAGTCTCATTTTagctatttgtatatatttagaacaaacaaaaaagataaatattgcacaaaatgattgtagatgatgggcaaaaattcCAAAACAAGCGCAATTTTTCTTTAACAATAGAGACAAAAGTTTTGCTCCCTGTCATCAAAACTTGGCTCTAAAAACCCAACGCATGGCCGCCCCTGCTGGGTCGCTTGTGTTTTCAGTAGCTGCATGCACTTCATTCTAATTATTTGGAGGCTTCACGTTCCATAACACTACATTTCTCTTCATCGTCAGGAGATAAGGAAATTCATCAAAAGCATCTCGGAGAAAATCAAGAAGACGAGAGACAAATACGGCATCAACGACAACGGCACCAGCGAGGTAGAAGCCGCACACGTGCGCAATGGAGATTTTTCGACGCTTTATATGCAACTTGTTTGTCTCACGGCAGCCGAAGGTCCTCTATCAGCTGGATCGCATCACCCCCACCCAGCTGAAGAAGTTCCTGGAAACGTGCCGGGACAAGTACATGAGGTAGCCCACAGCACGCTTTCTCACCTGCAACTACATTTGCATGCGTGATAAAATAATTAACAGTTTAAATTAACAGTAGAAATAATCAATAAGACCATAAAGTCAGGGAACTTGCAGTAATCCTGCAAAGTACAGtaaaacctcggatatatcggactcggttatatcggaaattcgctcacaacggacagataaaaaagaaccgatttttcctgtaatgcatttccaataaaaattcattgcatatatcggattttttataacggatttcgcctatttcggacaaaatctccagtcccgttccaatgcatttccatgaaatttccctcgcatatatcggatggccgcatcgtggcgctccgattcgctgaatcgtgacaggccgctatacgacgtcatttgcagcgttgcctgcgcgtccaggtacattggaaacatagtcaaggaagtgcctttttataacggataaaatcccatttacgcatataccggatataaatccgatatatgcgtaaaacggaaattttccggtatacgcatataacggatttcgcttatatcggacaaaaccagtgggaacaattgaatccgatatatccgaggtttactgtatacacaatcacacacaggaagtgatgtcaactGACCTTTTTACGACACACAAAATAATTAGTAGCAACATGGCCGCCTCAAAACAACTCTCtaatgacctgaaagcaaagattgttcgaCATCATGGTCGAGGGGAAGGATAcaagctacagtaaacctcggatatatcggactcggatatatcggaaatttgctcacaacggacagatataaatccgatatatgcgtaaaacggacattttccggtattcgcatataacggatttcgctaatatcggacaaaaccagtgggaacaattgaatccgatatatccgaggtttactgtattcccTTGTTGACGTCTACTTGATGTCCACCCAGAGCTCAGATGGAGCCCGGGTCCGCGGTCGGGGCCTTGTGCGCCCAGAGCATCGGAGAGCCAGGCACACAGATGACCCTGAAGACTTTCCACTTTGCCGGCGTGGCGTCCATGAACATCACGCTGGGCGTGCCTCGCATCAAAGAGATCATCAACGCCTCCAAGAACATCAGGTGTAATAATCATACTTGCATATTGGAAAATATGCGTTCGGTTTCTGAGGCATCCCCATTAAtgctccggtttactcccagcACCCCGATTATCACCGCTCATTTAGACATCGAGGACGACGCCGACTTTGCGCGCCTGGTGAAGGGGAGGATCGAGAAAACGCTGCTCGGCGAGGTGAGGCATTTTGAACTTTGCATGTTTGCAAGAGACATCATGAAATAATTGCTGCGCTCGCTGCAGATTTCCGAGTACATCGAAGAGGTTTTCCTACCAGACGACTGTTTCATCCTGGTCAAATTGTCCCTGGAGAGAATCAGACTATTGCGCCTGGAGGTAAAGCAAATCATAACCACGTTTGATTGGACGAATTCAGCCCTCATGAGAACCTCAGAACACTTTGTTCCACGTGAAATATAACATAAACTGAGTGAGGATATTTAAAGGACTTTTTGAAGGGTTACATGTTTCCGACTCCCAGGTGAACGCAGAGACCGTGCGCTATTCCATCTGCATGTCCAAGCTGCGAGTGAAACCGGGCGACGTGGCGGTGCACGGCGAGGCCGTGGTGTGCGTGTCGCCGCGGGAAAACAACAAGAGCTCCATGTACTATGTGCTGCAGTCGCTGAAGGAGGAGCTACCCAAGGTGAGAACGCTGGTGGTAAAAAAGATCATATAATGCTAATCATGTCAAGCTAACGCAAAAACATACAAAGCGAAAGTGGACAAATATCGATCTTATtgtattgaataaaataaaactatgttCAGTCCGAGTTAGCACACCATTTAACCCTAATTAcctttttcaaatatatattgaaaaatatgtgttcaggattgtgaatgatagaCAAAATTCCGaataaagtgcagttttccttttaaaatgtctgtaatattacataatattatcattaaaCACTAGAATGGcttgttttcctttaaaaaaaaatactaggaAATACAAGTTCCTGGTAATTTGGCCTAAATTCAACTaccataaaaatatatgttaaatTACACGAGCCTAGTAAAGACAACAATCACATGTTTtggtgttttgaaaaaaaaaaaagagctagaGATTCCTGGTAATTTCGGTTTCAATGCAACTTTGTGGGATGTTACaaccttaaattttttttaattacttgaCACTACAATGCTAATAATAGACAATAGAGTTATTTGATTGAGCTGAAAATTCATGGTAATTTTGGTGTAAATGCAACATTTGTGAAACcttaaaatgtatgtaaaattagaaaaaacatgcaaacaagatAAAATTTCCTGGTAAATAAATATGGTGTAAAAGCTACTTTTGTGAGATGCTATACCCTTAAAACTATAATTTTGTTAACAGTAGACAATAAAATATTTGGCTTTTTAAATAACTAAATTACCAGTTCCTGGTAATTTTGGCCGAAATGTAACTTTTGTGGGATGTTGCAGTCTTACAAATATCGGATAAATTACAATTTcactaaaaacaaataatataatgtttggtccccttcagtaaaaaaaaaaaaaaaaagttcctggTAATTTTGATCCAAATGCAACATTGATTGAAAGGTGGTGGTTCAAGGAGTCCCCGAGGTCGCCCGTGCCGTCATCCACATCGACGAGCAGAGCAACAGGAACATGTACAAGCTGCTGGTGGAGGGCGATAACATGCGTGCCGTCATGGCCACCCACGGCGTCAACGGAAGCAGGACCACATCCAACAACACATACGAGGTGCAGGCGCATTTGACTTTGCATCTTCTCGGCGGGGCCGTGTTGTAAGGTGGAGGTTTTGCAGGTGGAGAAGACTCTCGGCATCGAAGCTGCCAGGTCCACCATCATCAACGAGATCCAATACACCATGATCAACCACGGCATGAGCATCGACCGGCGCCACGTCATGCTTCTAGCTGACCTCATGTCCTATAAGGTAGCTGGAaactgtatatgtacatatatatgtatgtgtgtttatatacagtatgtatcttTCAATGGACTTTCCTTAAAGGGCGAGATACTCGGAATTACGAGATTTGGCTTGGCCAAAATGAAGGAGAGCGTCCTCATGCTGGCGTCCTTTGAGAAAACGGCCGACCACCTCTTTGACGCCGCCTACTTTGGGCAGAAGGACTCCGTTTGCGGTAAATTGATTAActcacaactgaacacaaaatgttatTAATGACATAATTTCAGAAAAAATACGTGTGATAAacgtaaacatgcaaaaaaactaACTCAAGAACTCAGGAAGGGCGCAAACACTTTTTTGACACCACTGTATGCAGTATATGTTTAtagtacaaatataatatatgatgtcatttttcaggatttattccaaaaatcaaaccaaaaatcttctatatgacaggggcTATTTTTAAAGACTGACaacaaaaatgcttgtcaaaagATGCGTATTATttcatgacaggagcactctgctctgtctaaggcaggggtgggcaaactacggcccgggggccacatccggcccgccaagtgtttgaatacggcccgcccaatctttccaaagtatttcatttaaactcaacatacaacctggcatcatggcctgagccaaccttttgatggttgtatcaatttcgttgtttgacatggtctgttgtttacaaagtgctcctgaaaaaaagacacacaagcacataataataataaaaattaaaataataattattatattattattataactattatgattattatatttattatattaatgctaattattatattaattatatataataatattgttatatttgcatattttacataataataatataataattattattttaattttattttaattataatattttattatttttaaaatatttaaatataaatataaaataataaataataacagcagattgcatgacaattttacagatacaataataccaggtggactgttatgtgtaaaatatatagtctgccccccctgGAAATTtcgttatatcaatgcggcccacgagtcaaaaagtttgcccacccctggtctaagggcTCACAACAAAAATTCCAGTCAAAGAGCCTCAATAAAACAGGAACACTGATATTTTTCTCTTTATGACAGCAGTACTCCATCGATACCAAAGCTTTTTGCTTTGGAATATTTAAAAACCGACTGCATAAAAATTCCAGTCAAAGATCGCAGGATATATTATATGCAGGAGTACTTTGGTATTCATTCCGCAAAGATTCTAGTCCAAAGATCCTCATTATTActtgacaggagcgctctgttttttttttaagggttgacaacaaaaacaccagtcagagatcctctatatgacaggaacactttgTGGTTTTTAAGGACTGACaacaaaaacgctagtcaaaggtcctctatatgacaggaacactttgctattttttaaaaggacctactgcatatcggctagtcaaagatcttctatataacaggagtgttctgcttATATCTGAGAATCAGGCACTTGaaacaaaaatgcaagtcaaagatcagaTATGTGGTGATTTTTTGGAGTCTGTTGCAGAAATATCGGCACACCGGTGTGATGTCATTCAGGGCCCCGATGTGGCCCGTCAGTAGAATATCCCCCGCCTTTCGCCGCcgctattgttgttattgtttctaTGCCTGTGTGTCGTTTTGCAGGCGTATCAGAGTGCATCATCATGGGCATCCCGATGAACATCGGCACGGGGCTCTTTAAACTCCTCCATAAGGCCGACAGGGATCTGTGCCCACCCAAAAGGCTCCTCCTCTTTGACCACGCCGACTTCCACGTCCCTCTCATCACGTAAAGAGTGACGGGGAATGGAAGTTCAAGTATTTCAGTACTTCATTAGAGCTTTTGTTAATCATGTATATGGagaaacatcttttttttttgtacattaataAGCATGCAATCATTTCTCTCAGCAGTGTTATGCTATTCATAACACAGCAAATTACTGCTTCAATTTGCAAAGAGACAattgtttttatcatttaaacGTTTTCTTTTCATCCATTAAAATCATGTGAATTAATAACACGCTTAGCTTGTTAACATAAATGACCCGAGTTGAGCTCAATTTGCTCAATTCAAGACACGAATGAACCAATCTCGGGTTAGAGCGCAAAAGCGGCTGTTACTGATCGGTCACTGACTCACCATGGCGACAGGAACGCTGTACTTTCCCCCACAACACAAGTAGAAATCCTCATATAGAAGCTTTATGAGGAAGTAGAacaccaaattaaaaatatgaattagatTTTTatgtcaatgtaaaaaaaaaaaaaaaaattatgaaagaaAGAGTTTCCTTCTTTAATtggcttttttcctttttagtgTTACACACTCAACACTCAAAAACTGATATACAAAATAGCAATAAAAAGTCCTtgataggggctgcacggtggatgagtggatggcgctaggagtttgcatgttttccctgtgcatg includes the following:
- the polr3a gene encoding DNA-directed RNA polymerase III subunit RPC1; translation: MVKEQFRETDVAKKISHICFGMKSADQMRQQAHLQVVSKNLYSQDTKHSPLAYGVLDHRMGTSEKDRPCLTCGKNLADCLGHYGYLDLELPCFHVGYFKAVIGILQMICKTCSSIMLSKEDKLQFMDMLKRPNLAYLQKRGLKKKISDKCRKRTICLNCAAFNGTVKKCGLLKIIHEKYKTTKKVVEPFVSEFLQSFDTALEHNKLMEPLLPRAQENLNPLVVLNIFKRISQEDIPLLLMNPEAGTPADLILTRLLVPPLCIRPSVVSDLKSGTNEDDLTMKLTEIIFLNDVIKKHRMTGAKTQMIMEDWDFLQLQCALYINSELSGIPLNMAPKKWTRGFVQRLKGKQGRFRGNLSGKRVDFSGRTVISPDPNLRIDEVAVPVHVAKILTYPEKVNKANLELMRKLVRNGPDVHPGANFIENRRNQVKRFLKYGNREKIAQELRFGDVVERHMIDGDIVLFNRQPSLHKLSIMAHIAKVKPHRTFRFNECVCTPYNADFDGDEMNLHLPQTEEAKAEALVLMGTKANLVTPRNGEPLIAAIQDFLTAGYLLTLKDTFFDRSKTCQIVASILVGKDEKIKISLPRPAIVKPMSLWTGKQIFSLILKPSKDCPVKANLRTKGKQYCGKGEDLCHNDSFVVIHNSELMCGSMDKSTLGSGSKNNIFYILLRDWGQLEAANAMSRLARLAPVYLSNRGFSIGIGDVTPGQGLLKAKQDLLDDGYHKCDEYIEALQTGKLQQQPGCTAEETLEALILRELSVIRDRAGSACLRELDKSNSPLIMALCGSKGSFINISQMIACVGQQAISGSRVPDGFENRSLPHFEKHSKLPAAKGFVADSFYSGLTPTEFFFHTMAGREGLVDTAVKTAETGYMQRRLVKSLEDLCSQYDLTVRSSTGDVIQFIYGGDGLDPAAMEGKDEPLEFKRVLDNIRAGYACPNEPALSQSELVLTSDSLMKKADFMCCRDSFLEEIRKFIKSISEKIKKTRDKYGINDNGTSEPKVLYQLDRITPTQLKKFLETCRDKYMRAQMEPGSAVGALCAQSIGEPGTQMTLKTFHFAGVASMNITLGVPRIKEIINASKNISTPIITAHLDIEDDADFARLVKGRIEKTLLGEISEYIEEVFLPDDCFILVKLSLERIRLLRLEVNAETVRYSICMSKLRVKPGDVAVHGEAVVCVSPRENNKSSMYYVLQSLKEELPKVVVQGVPEVARAVIHIDEQSNRNMYKLLVEGDNMRAVMATHGVNGSRTTSNNTYEVEKTLGIEAARSTIINEIQYTMINHGMSIDRRHVMLLADLMSYKGEILGITRFGLAKMKESVLMLASFEKTADHLFDAAYFGQKDSVCGVSECIIMGIPMNIGTGLFKLLHKADRDLCPPKRLLLFDHADFHVPLIT